In Mycobacterium sp. Aquia_216, a genomic segment contains:
- a CDS encoding PAC2 family protein: protein MTPPDRGPEASALPELHNTIVVAAFEGWNDAGDAASDALEHLDAIWEAHPIVEIDDEAYYDYQVNRPVIRQVDGVTRELVWPAMRITHCRPPGSDRDIVLMHGVEPNMRWRTFCAELVAIADKLNVDTVVILGALLADTPHTRPVPVSGAAYSPESAQRFGLQETRYEGPTGIAGVFQDACVAAGIPAVTFWAAVPHYVSHPPNPKATVALLRRVEDVLDIEVPLEDLPAQAEEWEQAVTEMATEDEDLAEYVQSLEQRGDAEVDVNEALGNIDGDALAAEFERYLRRRRPGFGK, encoded by the coding sequence GTGACTCCGCCTGATCGTGGCCCGGAAGCCTCTGCGCTGCCCGAACTGCACAACACGATCGTCGTCGCGGCGTTTGAGGGCTGGAATGACGCCGGTGACGCGGCCAGCGACGCGCTGGAGCACCTGGATGCCATCTGGGAAGCCCATCCGATCGTGGAGATCGATGACGAGGCGTACTACGACTACCAGGTGAACCGCCCGGTTATCCGTCAAGTCGACGGGGTTACCCGCGAACTGGTGTGGCCGGCGATGCGGATCACCCACTGTCGGCCACCCGGCAGCGACCGCGACATCGTGTTGATGCACGGGGTGGAGCCCAACATGCGCTGGCGCACGTTTTGTGCCGAGCTGGTGGCGATTGCCGACAAGCTCAACGTCGACACGGTCGTGATCCTCGGCGCACTGCTGGCCGACACACCGCACACGCGACCGGTGCCGGTCTCGGGCGCGGCCTACTCCCCCGAGTCCGCGCAGCGTTTCGGCCTGCAGGAGACCCGCTACGAGGGTCCGACCGGTATCGCCGGGGTATTCCAGGACGCCTGCGTGGCCGCCGGGATCCCGGCGGTGACGTTCTGGGCCGCGGTGCCGCACTACGTGTCGCACCCGCCGAACCCGAAAGCGACGGTGGCACTGCTGCGCCGCGTCGAAGACGTGCTCGACATCGAGGTTCCGTTGGAGGATTTGCCCGCCCAGGCCGAGGAGTGGGAGCAGGCGGTCACCGAGATGGCCACCGAGGACGAGGACCTGGCCGAATACGTGCAGTCGCTGGAGCAACGCGGCGACGCGGAGGTCGACGTGAACGAGGCCCTGGGCAACATCGACGGCGACGCGCTGGCGGCCGAGTTCGAGCGCTACCTGCGCCGCCGCCGTCCGGGCTTCGGGAAGTAA